A stretch of the Uranotaenia lowii strain MFRU-FL chromosome 3, ASM2978415v1, whole genome shotgun sequence genome encodes the following:
- the LOC129753431 gene encoding gustatory receptor for sugar taste 61a-like translates to MFNTFQRQKNVLEIKKRKIHSDFGNSSSKDGTVTADRFHQAIAPIILVIQIFGIFPLGNVMARNPGDYKFGRLHLCYWISAIAIFGGYALATLSINRVWSKLNVFNIDEALFFGINATCSVITWKIAREWKFLTTRWYHTEELFLTDAFVRVSLKWKIRLLAVTILLLALAEHSMCVLSNILSLYKVAWNCKWDIPDHFHFYSSANFQSVFKVFPYNVPMAIYNQYVIISMTFTWNFVDLFIILVSIGIHARFHQLNIFIESRIHRKQDEQFWEQIRILYTTLCELMDVLNTHISKLMFISFGNDLYVLCKQISNANAHLPFFINKLYFLYSFTFLLLRTFLMFWYCSKVHDVSQEPFQLIEKVSSDDFCEELRRIQMYSKKGVGFSGLGLFRVTRQILLSVAGTIVTYELVMAMYRRRSPVFEFEPNCDMPKLV, encoded by the exons ATGTTCAACACGTTTCAGCGGCAAAAAAACGTTTTGGAGATCAAGAAACGTAAAATTCACAGTGATTTTGGAAACTCATCCTCAAAAGATGGTACCGTTACAGCAGATAGGTTCCACCAAGCTATAGCTCCAA TTATTTTAGTCATCCAAATTTTCGGCATCTTCCCTCTCGGGAACGTTATGGCCCGAAATCCGGGAGACTACAAATTCGGCCGGTTGCATCTCTGTTACTGGATTTCGGCGATTGCCATTTTCGGTGGCTACGCTTTGGCAACGTTGAGCATCAATCGAGTTTGGAGCAAACTGAACGTTTTCAACATCGATGAGGCACTGTTCTTCGGCATCAATGCCACTTGTTCGGTAATCACTTGGAAGATCGCTCGTGAATGGAAGTTTTTGACAACTAGGTGGTACCACACCGAGGAATTGTTTTTGACTGATGCATTTGTAAGGGTTTCCTTAAAGTGGAAAATTCGTTTACTTGCCGTGACAATACTGTTGTTGGCactag CTGAACACAGCATGTGCGTATTGAGTAATATCCTCTCGCTTTATAAGGTAGCATGGAACTGCAAATGGGACATTCCGGATCATTTCCATTTCTATTCATCTGCCAATTTTCAATCCGTTTTCAAAGTATTTCCGTACAACGTACCGATGGCCATTTACAACCAA TACGTGATAATTTCCATGACATTCACATGGAACTTCGTAGATTTGTTCATAATACTTGTGAGTATCGGGATTCACGCAAGATTTCATCAGCTAAACATTTTTATCGAAAGTCGTATTCATCGAAAGCAAGATGAACAGTTTTGGGAACAAATCCGGATCCTCTACACGACCCTTTGCGAACTGATGGATGTTTTAAACACCCATATCAGCAAACTTATGTTTATCTCATTCGGCAACGACCTGTACGTTCTTTGCAAGCAGATCTCGAATGCGAACGCTCATCTCCCCTTTTTTATCAATAAGTTGTACTTTCTCTATTCGTTTACTTTTCTCCTGTTGAGaacatttttgatgttttggtaCTGTTCGAAAGTTCACGACGTCAGTCAAGAACCGTTTCAACTGATTGAAAAAGTATCAAGTGATGACTTCTGCGAAGAGTTGAGGCGAATCCAGATGTACTCAAAGAAAGGTGTTGGCTTTTCCGGCCTTGGTCTGTTTCGTGTTACCCGACAGATTCTACTTTCG GTTGCCGGAACTATAGTTACTTATGAGCTTGTAATGGCAATGTATCGGAGGCGCTCTCCTGTCTTTGAGTTTGAACCAAATTGTGACATGCCGAAGCTAGTTTGA